The Streptomyces sp. NBC_01775 genome includes a region encoding these proteins:
- a CDS encoding Bug family tripartite tricarboxylate transporter substrate binding protein → MRTRILLSPLAAAVVVLLVPPLITSGSGAGTGTNIPGLRLMVPNTPGGGYDITARTAAKNAEDAGLNHNIEVFNLPGAGGTVGLSRLVNERGNGKLAMSMGLGVVGAVHTNHSPSSLADATPLARMVEEPDIVVVAKNSKYKTFEQLLADWKKNPRALPVGGGSSAGGPDHLAPMLMARKAGIEPKSVNYVPFDGGGELLASVLGGKVKFGVSGLGEYRDQIKSGELRLLAVTGKQRVKGFDAPTLKESGLGVEFTNWRGMMAPPGLSGTQRDKLINFLRELRRSKEWKKSLRVNGWDDAWLPGKKYGRFLNGEDRRVDTVLKELGQ, encoded by the coding sequence GTGCGCACGCGCATCCTCTTGTCCCCGCTGGCCGCCGCGGTGGTCGTGCTGCTCGTCCCGCCGCTGATCACCTCCGGCAGCGGCGCCGGCACCGGCACGAACATCCCCGGCCTGCGCCTGATGGTCCCCAACACACCTGGCGGCGGCTACGACATCACCGCCCGTACGGCCGCGAAGAACGCCGAGGACGCCGGGCTCAACCACAACATCGAGGTCTTCAACCTCCCCGGCGCCGGCGGCACCGTGGGCCTGAGCCGCCTGGTCAACGAGCGTGGCAACGGCAAGCTCGCGATGTCCATGGGCCTGGGCGTCGTGGGCGCCGTCCACACCAACCACTCCCCCTCCTCGCTCGCCGACGCCACTCCGCTCGCACGGATGGTCGAGGAGCCCGACATCGTCGTCGTCGCGAAGAACTCGAAGTACAAGACCTTCGAGCAGCTGCTCGCCGACTGGAAGAAGAACCCGCGCGCCCTCCCCGTCGGCGGCGGCTCCTCGGCGGGCGGGCCCGATCACCTCGCGCCGATGCTCATGGCCCGCAAGGCCGGCATCGAGCCGAAGTCGGTCAACTACGTGCCCTTCGACGGCGGCGGCGAACTCCTCGCCTCCGTGCTCGGCGGCAAGGTCAAGTTCGGCGTCTCCGGCCTCGGCGAGTACCGCGACCAGATCAAGTCCGGTGAGCTGCGGCTGCTCGCGGTCACGGGTAAGCAGCGCGTCAAGGGCTTCGACGCGCCCACCCTCAAGGAGTCGGGCCTGGGCGTGGAGTTCACCAACTGGCGCGGCATGATGGCGCCGCCCGGCCTGTCCGGCACTCAGCGCGACAAGCTGATCAACTTCCTGCGCGAGCTGCGTCGCTCGAAGGAGTGGAAGAAGTCGCTGCGCGTCAATGGCTGGGACGACGCCTGGCTCCCCGGAAAGAAGTACGGCCGCTTCCTGAACGGCGAGGACCGGCGCGTGGATACCGTCTTGAAGGAGCTGGGCCAGTGA
- a CDS encoding DUF4232 domain-containing protein — protein sequence MNAKLNRAVRCTAAVLAVIAVGAGATACNSSSGESSSKAGAHSAAKDSASGKQDAAGTKVKKTAAKGSRTDSINSTSASATTSERCHTGELDYSWGGPNGGRPDMEADYQQIASIRLTNSGDRTCTLRGFPGVRLISKSGVAWDLRRSSDTPSAITLKPGDDTAAVSMNVLPLPKTMKGPKPFKVSKVMITPPNETTHVTLKWPYGGALLDQSGATRPGTFVNPVGVG from the coding sequence ATGAACGCCAAGCTCAACCGCGCCGTTCGCTGCACCGCCGCCGTGCTGGCCGTCATCGCGGTCGGCGCCGGGGCCACCGCGTGCAACTCCTCCTCCGGGGAGTCCTCTTCCAAGGCCGGCGCACACTCCGCGGCGAAGGACTCCGCGTCCGGCAAGCAGGACGCGGCCGGGACCAAGGTGAAGAAGACCGCTGCGAAGGGTTCGCGGACCGACTCCATCAACAGCACCTCCGCCTCGGCCACCACCAGCGAGCGCTGCCACACCGGCGAACTGGACTACAGCTGGGGCGGCCCGAACGGTGGCCGCCCGGACATGGAGGCCGACTACCAGCAGATCGCCTCGATCCGGCTCACCAACAGTGGTGACCGCACCTGCACCCTGCGCGGCTTCCCCGGCGTCCGCCTGATCAGCAAGTCCGGCGTGGCCTGGGACCTGCGCCGCTCCTCGGACACGCCCAGCGCCATCACCCTGAAGCCCGGCGACGACACCGCCGCGGTCTCCATGAACGTCCTGCCGCTCCCCAAGACGATGAAGGGCCCCAAGCCCTTCAAGGTGAGCAAGGTCATGATCACCCCGCCCAACGAGACCACCCACGTCACCCTCAAGTGGCCCTACGGCGGCGCCCTCCTCGACCAGTCCGGCGCCACCCGCCCCGGCACCTTCGTGAACCCGGTCGGCGTGGGCTGA
- a CDS encoding cupin domain-containing protein, with translation MPHDASTTTPQALVDHFGLEPLPQEGGRFRQLWAGPDRGDGRPEGTSIVVLLTSEPGDRSRLHRLSADEIWHHYLGAPLTLLLLAPDGSARTPVLGPDVLGAGHHVQLTVPAGTWMGARVAEGGSWTLFGCTMAPGYTEDCYEHGDPAALARAYPRAAREIEELGRP, from the coding sequence ATGCCGCACGATGCGAGTACGACGACCCCACAGGCGCTGGTCGACCACTTCGGACTGGAGCCGCTGCCCCAGGAGGGCGGCCGTTTCCGGCAGTTGTGGGCGGGCCCCGACCGGGGCGACGGGCGGCCCGAGGGCACGTCGATCGTGGTCCTGCTGACCTCGGAGCCCGGCGACCGCAGCCGTCTGCACCGGCTGTCGGCCGACGAGATCTGGCACCACTACCTCGGTGCCCCCCTCACCCTGCTGCTGCTCGCCCCCGACGGCAGCGCGCGCACCCCCGTGCTGGGGCCCGACGTGCTGGGCGCCGGGCACCATGTGCAGCTCACCGTGCCGGCCGGGACGTGGATGGGGGCGCGGGTCGCCGAGGGCGGATCCTGGACGCTGTTCGGCTGCACGATGGCGCCCGGATACACCGAGGACTGCTACGAGCACGGGGACCCGGCCGCGCTCGCCCGCGCCTACCCTCGCGCCGCCCGCGAGATCGAGGAGCTGGGACGCCCATGA
- the tgmA gene encoding putative ATP-grasp-modified RiPP has product MRGPRARPWCVGRLAPYPTTVHRPHATVTIDPATQLGGFRDRAGHVVEMGEHGTSSGTETSTTTNSDSAPDQGHDQDNQQD; this is encoded by the coding sequence ATTCGGGGCCCGCGGGCCCGCCCGTGGTGTGTCGGTCGACTCGCGCCGTACCCGACCACCGTCCACCGCCCGCACGCCACGGTCACCATCGACCCCGCCACGCAGCTCGGCGGCTTCCGTGACCGTGCCGGCCATGTGGTCGAGATGGGTGAGCACGGCACCAGCTCCGGCACCGAGACCTCCACGACCACGAACTCCGACTCCGCGCCCGACCAGGGGCACGACCAGGACAACCAGCAGGACTGA
- a CDS encoding tripartite tricarboxylate transporter permease yields MDSLNSLLDGFGTALTPLNLLWAATGVLLGTAIGVLPGIGPAMAVALLLPVTYGLDPTAAFIMFAGIYYGGMFGGSTTSILLNTPGESAAVIAAIEGNPMAKAGRGSQALAAAAIGHFAGGMIGTVLLVVLAPTVADLAVDIGAPDYFAIMVLAFIAITSVLGSSRIRGFASLLIGLTIGLVGLDQMTGQQRLTFGSLQLSDGIDVVIVAVGLFAIGEALWVAAHLRRGGSQAIPVGRPWLGREELRRTWKPWLRGPLIGFPFGAIPAGGAEIPTFLSYITEKRLSRHKKEFGKGAIEGVAGPESAASASAAGTLVSMLTLGLPTTAVAAVMLAAFQQYGIQPGPLLFEREPELVWGLIASLFVGMVMLLLLNLPLAPVWSKLLRVPRPYLYAGILFFAAVGAYAVGGEAIDLVILLIIGLIGLMMRRYGLPVLPAIIGVILGPGAEQQLRRALQISDGQVSGMVNTPFSIVVYSVIALVLVWPLLKRMALRSRSAKD; encoded by the coding sequence ATGGACTCCCTCAACTCCCTGCTGGACGGCTTCGGTACGGCGCTGACCCCGCTCAACCTGCTGTGGGCCGCCACCGGCGTGCTCCTGGGCACCGCCATCGGCGTGCTGCCCGGCATCGGCCCCGCGATGGCCGTCGCACTGCTGCTGCCGGTCACCTACGGGCTCGACCCGACCGCCGCCTTCATCATGTTCGCCGGGATCTACTACGGCGGAATGTTCGGCGGCTCCACGACCTCGATCCTGCTCAACACCCCTGGTGAGAGCGCTGCGGTGATCGCCGCCATCGAGGGCAACCCGATGGCCAAGGCGGGACGGGGCTCGCAGGCCCTCGCGGCGGCGGCCATCGGCCACTTCGCGGGCGGCATGATCGGCACCGTCCTGCTGGTCGTCCTCGCGCCGACCGTGGCGGACCTCGCCGTGGACATCGGAGCGCCCGACTACTTCGCGATCATGGTGCTGGCCTTCATCGCCATCACCTCGGTGCTGGGCTCCTCCCGCATCCGCGGCTTCGCCTCGCTGCTGATCGGCCTGACGATCGGCCTGGTCGGCCTGGATCAGATGACGGGCCAGCAGCGGCTGACGTTCGGCAGCCTCCAGCTCTCCGACGGCATCGATGTGGTGATCGTCGCCGTCGGGCTCTTCGCGATCGGTGAGGCGCTGTGGGTGGCGGCCCATCTGCGGCGGGGCGGCAGCCAGGCCATTCCGGTCGGCCGCCCCTGGCTGGGCCGCGAAGAGCTGCGCCGCACCTGGAAGCCGTGGCTGCGTGGCCCGCTGATCGGCTTCCCGTTCGGCGCGATCCCCGCGGGCGGCGCCGAGATTCCCACGTTCCTCTCCTACATCACCGAAAAGCGCCTCTCGCGCCACAAGAAGGAGTTCGGCAAGGGCGCCATCGAGGGCGTGGCGGGCCCCGAGTCGGCCGCCTCGGCCTCGGCGGCCGGGACCCTGGTCTCGATGCTGACCCTGGGCCTGCCCACCACGGCGGTGGCCGCGGTGATGCTGGCGGCCTTCCAGCAGTACGGCATCCAGCCGGGCCCGCTGCTGTTCGAGCGGGAGCCGGAGCTGGTGTGGGGGCTGATCGCCTCGCTGTTCGTCGGCATGGTGATGCTCCTGCTGCTCAACCTGCCGCTGGCCCCGGTCTGGTCGAAGCTGCTGCGGGTGCCGCGCCCGTACCTGTACGCGGGGATCCTCTTCTTCGCCGCCGTCGGCGCCTACGCGGTGGGCGGCGAGGCGATCGACCTTGTGATCCTTCTCATCATCGGGCTCATCGGCCTGATGATGCGCCGCTACGGGCTGCCGGTGCTGCCCGCGATCATCGGCGTCATCCTCGGCCCGGGCGCCGAACAACAGCTGCGCAGGGCGCTCCAGATCAGCGACGGTCAGGTGTCCGGAATGGTCAACACCCCCTTCTCGATTGTCGTTTACTCGGTCATCGCGCTGGTGCTGGTGTGGCCGCTGCTCAAGCGGATGGCCCTGCGGTCGCGCTCCGCGAAGGACTGA
- a CDS encoding tripartite tricarboxylate transporter TctB family protein, with protein MSTSDPGRPDPTPPPTDDSAAPPADGSATTSTSATPPPSLPGPGSSLAERLKGRSELGVCALLLCVGALVLGDALTMDTVASARGPVGPRTVPLVVGVALLVVSVLLAVDVLRGGRGEAEAGEDVDTSEPGDWRTVALLAGVFLVFAALIEPLGFPLSGALLFWGSAFALGSRTHAFTRDPLIAAGLSLFTYAVFHLLLGVPLPGGPLMGVL; from the coding sequence GTGAGCACCTCCGACCCGGGCCGCCCGGACCCCACGCCCCCTCCCACCGACGATTCCGCGGCCCCTCCCGCCGACGGTTCCGCCACCACTTCCACTTCCGCGACCCCTCCCCCTTCCCTTCCAGGCCCAGGGTCTTCCCTCGCCGAACGCCTCAAGGGCCGCTCCGAACTCGGCGTCTGCGCCCTCCTGTTGTGCGTCGGCGCCCTGGTGCTGGGCGACGCGCTCACCATGGACACGGTGGCCTCGGCACGCGGGCCCGTCGGGCCCCGTACGGTCCCGCTCGTCGTCGGCGTCGCCCTGCTGGTCGTCTCCGTGCTGCTCGCCGTCGACGTGCTGCGCGGCGGGCGCGGCGAGGCCGAGGCAGGGGAGGACGTTGACACGTCCGAACCCGGCGACTGGCGTACGGTCGCCCTCCTCGCGGGCGTCTTCCTCGTCTTCGCCGCGCTGATCGAGCCGCTCGGCTTCCCCCTTTCGGGTGCGCTGCTCTTCTGGGGCTCGGCCTTCGCGCTGGGCAGCCGCACCCACGCCTTCACCCGCGATCCGCTGATCGCGGCCGGGCTCTCGCTGTTCACCTATGCCGTCTTCCACCTGCTGCTCGGCGTCCCGCTGCCGGGCGGCCCGCTGATGGGAGTGCTCTGA
- a CDS encoding DedA family protein, with amino-acid sequence MTQLALGPSWLDPDFLIQTFGPIGILAIVFAESGLLIGFFLPGDSLLFTTGLLIVTDQYLHLPLWLMVLLIVLAAVLGDQVGYLFGKKVGPSLFRRPDSKLFKQENVEKAHEFFEKHGPKSLVLARFVPIVRTFTPIIAGVSGMRYRTFVIFNIVGGTLWGAGVTLLGAALGQVEFVHKNIETILIGIVLLSILPIVIEYLRARGKKGSAPGPDEAGADSPAEAGVVPTDPYGPGVSGPEAPGPTPGAPLSPEQYGRRPGAPGPGALPPEAPQSPQDRPGGGGRGRHARR; translated from the coding sequence GTGACCCAACTCGCACTTGGACCCAGCTGGCTGGATCCGGATTTCCTGATCCAGACCTTTGGTCCGATCGGGATTCTGGCGATCGTCTTCGCGGAGTCGGGCCTGCTGATCGGGTTCTTCCTGCCGGGGGACTCGCTGCTGTTCACGACGGGTCTGCTGATCGTTACCGATCAGTATCTGCACCTGCCGCTGTGGCTGATGGTCCTGCTGATCGTGCTCGCCGCGGTCCTGGGCGACCAGGTGGGATATCTGTTCGGCAAGAAGGTGGGGCCCTCGCTCTTCCGGCGGCCCGACTCGAAGCTGTTCAAGCAGGAGAACGTCGAGAAGGCACACGAGTTCTTCGAGAAGCACGGCCCCAAGTCGCTGGTGCTGGCGCGGTTCGTGCCGATCGTCCGGACGTTCACGCCGATCATCGCGGGCGTCAGCGGGATGCGGTACCGCACCTTCGTCATCTTCAACATCGTCGGTGGAACGCTGTGGGGCGCGGGGGTCACGCTGCTGGGCGCCGCGCTCGGGCAGGTCGAGTTCGTCCACAAGAACATCGAAACGATCCTGATCGGGATTGTCCTGCTGTCGATCCTCCCGATCGTGATCGAGTACCTGCGGGCCCGCGGCAAGAAGGGCTCCGCCCCTGGGCCTGACGAGGCTGGTGCGGATTCCCCCGCCGAGGCGGGGGTGGTGCCGACGGACCCGTACGGCCCTGGGGTCTCCGGCCCCGAGGCCCCCGGACCCACGCCCGGTGCCCCGCTGTCGCCCGAGCAATACGGCCGCCGTCCGGGGGCGCCCGGCCCCGGGGCGCTGCCTCCCGAGGCGCCGCAGTCACCCCAGGACCGCCCTGGTGGGGGCGGCCGGGGCCGCCACGCCCGCCGCTGA
- a CDS encoding helix-turn-helix domain-containing protein, with amino-acid sequence MTADDSFGRLDDDDYPAYTMGRAAEMLGTTHSFLRAIGEARLITPLRSPGGHRRYSRYQLRIAARARELVDHGTPIEAACRIVILEDQLEEAQRINAEHRRTAKTASPTTAA; translated from the coding sequence ATGACAGCAGACGACTCCTTCGGCCGTCTCGACGACGACGACTACCCCGCCTACACCATGGGCCGGGCCGCCGAGATGCTCGGCACCACCCACAGCTTCCTCCGAGCCATCGGCGAAGCCCGCCTCATCACCCCGCTCCGCTCCCCCGGCGGCCACCGCCGCTACTCCCGCTACCAACTGCGCATCGCGGCCCGCGCCCGGGAACTCGTCGACCACGGGACCCCCATCGAGGCTGCCTGCCGCATCGTCATCCTCGAAGACCAGCTCGAAGAAGCCCAGCGCATCAACGCCGAACACCGCCGCACCGCCAAAACAGCAAGCCCAACAACCGCGGCCTGA
- a CDS encoding excinuclease ABC subunit UvrA, which produces MPTDPSSHSVTPTDSHSVADSHSVIEVRGARENNLVDVSLDIPKRRLTVFTGVSGSGKSSLVFGTIAAESQRLINETYTAFIQSFMPSQGRPDTDSLRNLSAAIVVDQERMGANSRSTVGTATDAYTMLRIIFSRLGTPHLGTSTAFSFNSTEGMCPECEGLGEATRIDVDQIVDRDLSVREGAVKAPGFAVDSWFWQVMVGSGFYDPDKKVRDFTQEEWDALLHMPSTKVKVGSSNLTYDGVITRIQRTYLSKDRESMQSHIREFVDRAVVFEPCTACGGTRLAPAVLASKINGLNIAECSAMQVSDLAVFIRGIEDTSVGPVLTALRQTLDSLVEIGLGYLSLDRTSSTLSGGEAQRVKMVRHLGSSLTDVTYVFDEPTIGLHPHDIQRMNDLLLLLRDKGNTVLVVEHKPEVIAIADHVVDLGPGAGTEGGRICYEGDVTGLRASGTLTGRHLGHRARLRETVREPKGSVPITGASLHNLKNVDVDVPLGVLTVVTGVAGSGKSSLIHGCLSGQEGVLVADQSPIRGSRRSNPATYTGLLGPIRTAFAKANGVKAALFSANSAGACPNCNGLGLVYTDLAMMAGVASTCEQCEGKRFTPEVLTYTLRGKNISEVLGMSVAEARAFFPSGQAKAILDRLSDVGLAYLRLGQPLNTLSGGERQRLKLAIHMAEKASTYVLDEPTTGLHMADVDQLLALLDRLVEDGNSVVVIEHHQAVMAHADWIIDLGPGGGHDGGELVFAGTPADLITTTDTLTARHLRTYVGAEGTHAPAVGG; this is translated from the coding sequence ATGCCGACCGACCCGTCCAGCCACAGCGTGACCCCCACCGACAGTCACAGCGTGGCCGACAGCCACAGCGTGATCGAGGTCCGGGGCGCGCGGGAGAACAACCTGGTGGATGTCTCGCTCGACATACCCAAGCGGCGGCTCACCGTCTTCACGGGAGTCTCCGGTTCGGGCAAGTCCTCCCTCGTCTTCGGCACCATCGCCGCCGAGTCGCAGCGGCTGATCAACGAGACGTACACCGCCTTCATCCAGTCGTTCATGCCGAGCCAGGGCCGGCCCGACACCGACAGCCTGCGCAATCTGAGCGCGGCGATCGTCGTCGACCAGGAGCGGATGGGGGCCAACTCCCGCTCCACCGTGGGCACCGCCACCGACGCCTACACCATGCTGCGGATCATCTTCAGCCGCCTGGGCACCCCTCACCTGGGCACCTCCACCGCCTTCAGCTTCAACAGCACCGAGGGCATGTGCCCGGAGTGCGAGGGCCTGGGCGAGGCCACCAGGATCGACGTCGACCAGATCGTGGACCGCGACCTGTCGGTGCGCGAAGGGGCGGTCAAGGCACCGGGGTTCGCCGTGGACTCCTGGTTCTGGCAGGTGATGGTGGGCTCCGGTTTCTACGATCCGGACAAGAAGGTGCGCGACTTCACCCAGGAGGAGTGGGACGCGCTCCTCCACATGCCGTCGACGAAGGTCAAGGTCGGCTCCAGCAACCTCACCTACGACGGCGTGATCACCCGTATCCAGCGGACGTATCTGTCCAAGGACCGCGAGTCGATGCAGTCCCACATCCGGGAGTTCGTGGACCGCGCCGTCGTCTTCGAGCCGTGTACGGCCTGCGGCGGCACCCGGCTCGCCCCCGCCGTGCTGGCCTCGAAGATCAACGGGTTGAACATCGCGGAGTGCTCCGCCATGCAGGTCAGCGACCTCGCCGTCTTCATACGCGGCATCGAGGACACCTCCGTGGGGCCCGTGCTGACCGCCCTGCGCCAGACGCTGGACTCGCTGGTGGAGATCGGGCTGGGCTACCTCAGCCTGGATCGCACCTCCTCCACGCTGTCGGGCGGCGAGGCCCAGCGGGTCAAGATGGTGCGCCACCTGGGCTCCAGCCTCACCGACGTCACCTACGTCTTCGACGAGCCCACCATCGGCCTGCACCCGCACGACATCCAGCGGATGAACGACCTGCTGCTGCTCCTGCGCGACAAGGGCAACACCGTGCTGGTCGTCGAGCACAAGCCCGAGGTCATCGCCATCGCCGACCACGTCGTGGACCTCGGCCCCGGCGCCGGTACCGAAGGCGGACGGATCTGCTACGAGGGCGACGTAACGGGCCTGCGCGCCTCCGGCACCCTCACCGGCCGCCACCTGGGCCACCGCGCGCGGCTGCGGGAGACGGTCAGGGAGCCCAAGGGCTCGGTCCCGATCACAGGGGCGAGCCTGCACAACCTCAAGAACGTCGACGTGGACGTCCCGCTGGGCGTGCTCACGGTCGTCACCGGCGTCGCGGGCTCGGGAAAGAGTTCGCTGATCCACGGCTGTCTCTCCGGCCAGGAGGGCGTGCTGGTCGCGGACCAGTCCCCGATCCGCGGCTCCCGGCGCAGCAACCCGGCCACCTACACCGGCCTGCTCGGCCCGATACGCACCGCGTTCGCCAAGGCCAACGGCGTCAAAGCGGCGTTGTTCTCGGCCAATTCGGCGGGCGCCTGTCCGAACTGCAACGGGCTCGGCCTGGTCTACACCGACCTGGCGATGATGGCCGGCGTCGCCTCCACCTGCGAGCAGTGCGAGGGCAAGCGCTTCACCCCCGAGGTGCTGACGTACACGCTGCGCGGCAAGAACATCAGCGAGGTGCTGGGCATGTCGGTGGCCGAGGCCCGCGCGTTCTTCCCGTCCGGCCAGGCGAAGGCGATCCTCGACCGCCTCTCGGACGTCGGCCTGGCCTATCTGCGCCTGGGCCAGCCGCTCAACACCCTCTCCGGCGGCGAGCGCCAGCGCCTCAAGCTGGCGATCCACATGGCGGAGAAGGCCAGCACCTACGTCCTGGACGAGCCGACGACGGGCCTCCACATGGCCGACGTCGACCAGCTCCTCGCCCTCCTGGACCGCCTTGTGGAGGACGGGAACTCGGTGGTCGTCATCGAGCACCACCAGGCGGTCATGGCCCACGCCGACTGGATCATCGACCTGGGCCCCGGCGGCGGCCACGACGGCGGCGAGCTGGTCTTCGCGGGCACCCCCGCCGACCTGATCACCACCACGGACACCCTCACAGCCCGCCACCTGCGCACCTACGTCGGTGCCGAGGGCACCCACGCCCCGGCCGTCGGGGGCTGA
- a CDS encoding SDR family NAD(P)-dependent oxidoreductase, which yields MRLVHTRTALVTGASGGIGRGIALRFAAAGAPVVVHYRTDGAGADETVASIEREGGSAHAVHGDLATEEGCHAVVREAAAWRGGLGALVNNAGAQPVQQLPGMTEREWRAVVDTNLTSVFACTQAAASLLAEDGGGSVTHIASIEAANPAPGHAHYSASKAAIVTHARAAALEYGPLGVRVNAVSPGLVDREGLEEQWPEGVHRWREASPTGRLGLAEDVGNACVFLASSLAAGINGHNLVVDGGVSARPTW from the coding sequence ATGAGGCTCGTACACACCAGGACCGCGCTGGTCACCGGCGCGTCCGGCGGTATCGGGCGCGGCATCGCGCTCCGGTTCGCCGCAGCGGGTGCCCCCGTCGTGGTTCATTACCGCACCGACGGGGCGGGTGCGGACGAGACCGTGGCGTCCATCGAACGCGAGGGCGGCAGCGCGCACGCCGTGCACGGGGACCTGGCCACGGAGGAGGGCTGCCACGCGGTGGTGCGCGAGGCCGCCGCGTGGCGCGGCGGCCTCGGAGCGCTCGTCAACAACGCGGGGGCGCAGCCCGTCCAGCAGCTCCCCGGGATGACGGAGCGGGAGTGGCGCGCGGTGGTGGACACCAACCTCACCAGCGTCTTCGCCTGCACGCAGGCGGCGGCTTCGCTGCTCGCGGAGGACGGGGGCGGCAGCGTCACCCACATCGCCTCCATCGAGGCGGCGAACCCGGCGCCGGGGCACGCGCACTACTCCGCGTCCAAGGCGGCGATCGTGACCCACGCCCGTGCCGCCGCGCTCGAATACGGCCCGCTCGGGGTGCGGGTGAACGCCGTCTCGCCGGGCCTGGTCGACCGTGAGGGCCTTGAGGAACAGTGGCCCGAGGGCGTACACCGCTGGCGCGAGGCCTCCCCCACCGGCCGCCTGGGCCTCGCGGAAGACGTCGGCAACGCCTGCGTATTCCTGGCTTCCTCCCTGGCCGCCGGGATCAATGGCCACAACTTGGTCGTGGACGGCGGGGTATCGGCGCGCCCGACCTGGTGA
- a CDS encoding cation:proton antiporter has product MGGAFVAAAVLARLGNRIGLPTIPLFILAGILLGPNTPGFVLLHDPHDLEMLSALGLVLLLFYLGLEFHMDDLKTGGKKMALAGGLYLALNVGAGLAFGFAIGWGTSEALVLAGVLGISSSAIVTKTLVDLGRIGNPETKPILGIIVVEDVFLALYLAALQPVLAGADSMGSAMVQIGKAFGFLLVLALAARFGTKVIGKLFATKDNELLVISFLGAAVLVAGIAEEFGVADAIGAFMVGLILGNTTSGDRIRELVHPLRDAFGAIFFFGFGLSIDPGDLPTVLVPVLVAVAITIVMNVVAGLSAARIYGFGAQPAANVATTLLARGEFALILATMASVAGLDPRLSPFIAGYVLILAVVAPLAAGRSAWLARLLPEQKEPAPAPAAQGY; this is encoded by the coding sequence ATGGGCGGCGCCTTCGTCGCCGCCGCCGTCCTCGCCCGCCTCGGCAACCGCATCGGGCTGCCGACCATCCCGCTGTTCATCCTGGCCGGCATACTCCTCGGCCCGAACACCCCCGGCTTCGTACTCCTGCACGACCCGCACGACCTGGAGATGCTCTCCGCGCTCGGCCTCGTGCTGCTGCTCTTCTACCTCGGCCTCGAGTTCCACATGGACGACCTCAAGACCGGCGGCAAGAAGATGGCGCTGGCCGGCGGGCTCTACCTCGCCCTGAACGTCGGCGCGGGCCTCGCCTTCGGCTTCGCCATCGGCTGGGGCACCTCGGAGGCCCTGGTCCTGGCCGGTGTCCTCGGCATCTCGTCCTCCGCCATCGTCACCAAGACGCTGGTCGACCTGGGCCGCATCGGCAACCCCGAGACCAAGCCCATCCTCGGCATCATCGTCGTCGAGGACGTCTTCCTCGCCCTCTACCTCGCCGCGCTCCAGCCGGTGCTCGCGGGTGCCGACAGCATGGGCTCGGCCATGGTCCAGATCGGCAAGGCGTTCGGCTTCCTGCTGGTCCTCGCCCTGGCGGCCCGCTTCGGTACGAAGGTGATCGGCAAGCTGTTCGCCACCAAGGACAACGAGCTGCTGGTCATCTCCTTCCTCGGCGCCGCGGTGCTGGTCGCGGGCATCGCGGAGGAGTTCGGCGTCGCCGACGCCATCGGGGCCTTCATGGTCGGCCTCATCCTCGGCAACACCACGTCCGGAGATCGCATCCGCGAACTCGTCCACCCGCTGCGGGACGCCTTCGGCGCGATCTTCTTCTTCGGCTTCGGCCTCTCCATCGACCCCGGCGACCTGCCGACCGTGCTGGTCCCCGTGCTGGTCGCTGTCGCGATCACCATCGTCATGAACGTGGTGGCCGGGCTCAGCGCGGCCAGAATCTACGGCTTCGGCGCCCAGCCGGCGGCGAACGTCGCCACGACGCTGCTCGCGCGGGGCGAGTTCGCCCTGATCCTCGCGACGATGGCCTCGGTGGCCGGTCTGGACCCCCGCCTCTCCCCCTTCATCGCGGGCTACGTCCTGATTCTGGCCGTGGTCGCCCCCTTGGCCGCAGGCCGCTCGGCCTGGCTGGCCAGGCTCCTCCCCGAACAGAAGGAGCCGGCCCCGGCACCGGCGGCCCAGGGGTATTGA
- a CDS encoding STAS domain-containing protein, with product MVVNPHFSFPPSPSFPASSDGVRLVGVRGELDIATVPELESALDWVFAPEGRPLVVLDMLAVTFLDCAIVRPLLHARSTALSRGGALSLVCGPTPVRRLLRQLSLERHLVNYGTMAAALAAPPHRPQR from the coding sequence ATGGTTGTCAACCCGCACTTTTCCTTCCCGCCTTCGCCTTCCTTCCCAGCAAGCAGCGACGGGGTACGGCTCGTCGGCGTCAGGGGCGAGCTGGACATCGCCACGGTCCCCGAGCTGGAATCCGCGCTCGACTGGGTGTTCGCCCCCGAGGGCCGGCCCCTGGTCGTGCTCGACATGCTCGCGGTGACGTTTCTGGACTGCGCGATCGTCCGTCCCCTGCTGCACGCCCGCTCGACCGCGCTCTCCCGCGGGGGAGCCCTGTCCCTGGTCTGCGGACCCACGCCGGTGCGCAGACTGCTGCGCCAGCTGAGTCTGGAGCGCCACCTGGTGAACTACGGCACCATGGCGGCGGCTCTCGCCGCGCCACCTCACCGCCCTCAGCGGTGA